The Sphaerisporangium siamense genome includes the window CGAGCGCGAGGGTGAGGGCGGACCCGAGAAGGGCGGACGCGCGGGCCGCGGCGAAGGTGGGGCGTCCCATGGCAGGTCTCCCGTTCGGTGTGAAGTGCCGGAGGCGTCGGAGAATCGGCCACCGACAGCGGGTACGGCGTCTCCACGCCGCCGGTTCACACCACTTCGTCCGGCCCCGGGCGCGCCACACGCCTTCCGGACGGCGGGCGGCATGCCGGCGCGGAACTTCCCGCGATCGTCGAACCGTTCCGCCGCCGCCCGCGTACCTCGTCCCGACGGGCCACGACACCGGGCCTCCACGAGCACAGACTCCGGGAGGAGTTCCAATGATCCGAAACAGGCACGGACGGCGGCGCCGGGCCGTCCTGCGCGCGCTGGCCCTCGGCGGGGCGGGGGCCGGCCTCGTCCTGGCGAGCGTGACGCCGGCCGGGTGGGCCGCCGAGGCACCGCCGTCCGCCCCCGGCTCCGCCCCGGCCGCCCGCCTCGCCGCGGCCCGGGGCCCGAGCGCCGCGCCCTCCGCGCCCACCGGCGGCGATCCGCGGACCCCGGCCGAGCCGGACGCCTCCGCCCCGCCGTCCCCCGAGGCGTCAGCCGGCGAGGAAGAGCCGCGGGAGTCCGCCGCGCCGGAGGCGGGCACGCGGCGCGCGGCCCGCCAGGCCGCGCGCCGGGTGAGCTGCCCGTCGGTCGCCGAGCGGCTGAACGGCCTGGACTCGGCCGCCGACGCCGCGGTGCGGCGTGACCTCGCCCTGCTGGACCGCCAGATCGCCCAGGCCGACCGGCGCCTGGCCGGGCTCGGGTCCCGCGCGACCACCGGTCAGATCAGGGCGTTCGTCCTGAACCCGCTCCGGCTCCAGCGGCAGGTCGTCGTCGGACGTGTCGCGGACGTGCTGCGGCGCGCCGGCGAGGACGTCACGGTGCTGCGCGGGGTGACCACGTGCGCGGTCGCCGAGGGCGGCGGCCAGGAGCCGTCTCCGGGCCCCACCCCGACCGGCGGCCCCACGGCGTCCCCCTCGCCTACGGGGGACGGCGGCGCGAGCCCGGGCGCCTCGCCGTCGGTGAGCCCCACCGCGACCGGCGGCGGGCCGTCCCCCGACGACTTCGTCGACATCCGCCGTGTGCGGCCCAACGTGAACACCCCCGCCGTCCGGCAGGGCGGCTCGCGCGGCACGTTCGTCTCCCGGTGCGGGCGCAACGAGGAGGGCCACCACAACTCCGACAACGTCATCGTCGCGCCGGGCGTGACCAACGGCGCCCACCACGTCCACGATTACGTGGGCAACCTCGACACCAGCGGGTTCTCCACCAACGAGAGCCTTCAGGCCGCCGGCACGACCTGTGCCAACGGCGACAAGTCCACGCACTACTGGCCGGTCCTGCGCCTGCGGCGGGGACAGGGGACCGACGCGGGCGAGCCGGGCGGCGGCCTGGACGGCAACGTCGGCCGGATACTCAGGCCCGCCTCGGTGACGCTGACGCTGCGCGGCAACGCCACCGCCAAGGTGGTCGCGATGCCGGCCTTCCTGCGCGTCATCACCGGCGACGCCAAGTCCTTCACCAACGGCACGACCAACGCCAACGCCCGCTGGACCTGCACCGGGTTCGAGAACCGCCAGCTCACCGACAAGTACCCGCTCTGCCCGCGCGGCAGCCAGGTCGTGCGGCTGCTGCGGTTCCAGAGCTGCTGGGACGGCAGGAACACCGACAGCGCCAACCACCGCACGCACGTCGCCTTCACCGCGGCGGACGGGTCCTGCCCTCAGGGCTTCCAGCCCATCCCCGCCCTGGAGCAGCGGGTCACCTACGACGTGCCGCCGGGGCCGGTGTTCGCGCTGGACAGCTTCCCCGAGCAGCTCCACAAGCCGGTCACCGACCACGGTGACTTCATCAACGTCATGCCGGACACGCTGATGAGACAGGCCGTCGCCTGCGTCAACAGCGGCCGTCGCTGCGGCTGACCCCCCAGGCCGCGCACGGCGAGGCGCCGCCCCGCGACTCGGTTCGCGGGGCGGCGCCGTTGACCGTCCACAGGGCCGGGATCGCCCCGTGCCGGTGACGCGGGCGGGATCAGTCCCAGTCGTCGTCCCAGTCGTCGTCGTCCCAGTCGTCGTCCCAGTCGTCGCCGCCGCGAAGGCGGGCGGAGGCCGGCGCCGTGACGGTGAGCACGGCGACCGTGAGAAGGATGCCAGTGGCGATGAGTCGTCTGAGCATGAGAATCAACTCCGTAACCCTGGTGGCGCTGATCTGCGAGCGTCGCGATGGGTTCCCGGGATACGCAGCACGGCGCGGTACAGCCCAACCCTAACCAGGTCATCACCGCGGAATCACCCGGAAGCGGGCAAACCGCCGGCATGGGTTCGGACAAAGCGGACGTCGCACCTTTCCCTTGTCCGCCCGGCCCCAAACGGCGGCGCGGCGCGCCGCCCAGAAGCCGCCCTCACACCCGTCTACGGCTTAACCTGCGGAAACGGAGATCCATCTCGCGTGCCGCCCCCCGGCGCGTCATGTGACCGGGGGAGAGGCGGATGGGGACGTGGCAGTGGGCCGCGGGCCTGGTGACGGGCCCGGCGAGCCCGGAGGACCTCATCGCGGCGCGCACCCAGATGGCGCTGTCGCTCGGCTGGCACATCATCCTCGCCTGCCTGGGCGTCGGCATGCCCACGCTCATGGTCCTCATCGAATGGCGCGGCCTGCGGACCGGCGACGAGGCGTACCGGCGGCTCGCCCTCCAGTGGGCCAAGGCGATCGGCGTGCTGTTCGCGGCCGGCGCGGTGTCCGGCACCATCCTCAGCTTCGAGCTCGGATTGCTGTGGCCGGCCATGATGGGCATGTACGGCCAGGTCATCGGGCTGCCGTTCGCGGCCGAGGGCGTCGCCTTCTTCATCGAGGCCATCTTCCTCGGCATCTACCTGTACACCTGGAACCGCGTGTCGCCCAAGGCGCACCTGCTCGCCGGCCTGCCGGTGGCGATCTCGGGCGCCCTGTCGGCCTTCCTGGTGGTGTGCGCCAACGCCTGGATGAACACGCCGGTCGGCTTCACCGCGGCGGGCGGACGGGTACGCCAGGTGAGCCCGTGGCGGGCCATGTTCAACCCGGCAGTGCCGCACGAGACCCTCCACATGATCGTGGCGGCGTTCATGGTCGCGGGCTTCCTCGTCGCCGGCGTCTACGCGATGGGGATGCTGCGGGGCAACACCGACCGGCGCCACCGGCTGGGCTTCGTGGTGCCCTTCACCCTCGCCGCGGCCTTCACCCCCATCCAGATCATCGTCGGCGACTACTCCGGCAAGTCCATCCACGAACTGCAACCCGCCAAGCTCGCCGCCGCGGAGGCGCTGTTCCGCACCCAGGCGGGCGCTCCGCTCAGCATCGGCGGCTTCGTCTCCGGAGACCGGCTGCACTACTCCATCGAGGTGCCGAAGGCGTTGTCGCTGCTGGCCGGGGGCAGCTTCGACACCGTCGTCCAGGGCCTGGACCGGGTGCCGAGGGCCGACCGCGCGCCGGTCGGCATCGTCCACTTCGCCTTCGACCTCATGGTGTCCATGGCGTTCGCGCTCCTCCTGCTGTCGGCCTGGTTCGCCTGGAGCTGGTGGCGCAGGCGCGACCTGCCCCGGTCGCGCTGGTTCCTCCGCTTCGCCGCGCTGTCCGGCGTGGCGGCGGTGGTCGCCACCGAGGCGGGCTGGACGGTCACCGAGGTCGGCAGGCAGCCCTGGACCGTGTACGGCCACATGCGCACCGCCGACGCGGTGAACCCCGCCCCGGGCCTGTGGGCCGGATTCGCCCTCGTCCTGCTCGTCTACCTCGTGCTGACCGTCGTCATCCTGTACGTGCTGCGCCTGCTCAGGACCGAGCGTCCAGTCGCGCCCCAGGAACCCGAGGAACTGCCCCAGGCGAGGGCGCGCTGATGGACCTCGCGCAGATCGTGCTCATCGTGATGTGGGCCGGCGTCACCCTGTACGCGCTGCTGGCCGGGGCCGACTTCGGCGCGGGCGCCTGGGACCTGCTGGCCGGGCGCAGCCGCGAGGGCATGCCCCGCCGCGAGTTCATCGAGCGGGCGATCGGGCCGGTCTGGGAGGCCAACCACGTCTGGCTCATCTTCGTGCTCGTGGTGCTGTGGACGGGCTTCTCCGGCGTCTTCGCCGCCGTGATGTCCACCCTCTACATCCCGCTGACGCTCGCCGCGCTCGGCATCATCGCCAGGGGGACGGCCTTCGCGTTCCGCAAGGCGGCGCGCAAGCTGTGGCAGCAGCGCCTGTTCGGCGGCGCCTTCGCCCTCTCCTCGGTGCTCACGCCGTACTTCTTCGGCGCGGTCGCGGGCGGCATCGCCTCGGGGCGGGTGCCGCCGGGCCTGGCCCGGGGGAGCATCTTCACGAGCTGGCTCAACCCGACCTCCGCGCTGGGCGGCGTGCTCGCCGTCCTGGTGTGCGTGTACCTGGCGGGAGCGTACCTGTGCGGCGACGCGACCCAAGGGGGGCGGCCGGACCTGGCGGAGTGGTTCCGTGTGCGCGCGCTGGCCGCGGCCGCGGTCATCGGGGTGGTCGCCCTGGGTGGCATCGCGATCCTGTGGTGGGACGCCCGGCCGCTGTACGAGGGGCTCACCCACCGGGCGCTGCCGGTCCTGCTGGCGAGCGTGGTGTTCGGCGCGGCCTCGCTGGTCCTGCTGTGGTACAGGCTCTACTCGCTGGTCAGGGCCGCGGCGATGCTCGGCGTCATCACGATCCTGTGGGGCTGGCCGCTCGCGCAATATCCCGTCATGCTGCCGCCGGCCCTGACCTACCGGCAGGCGGCCGCGGAAATGTCGGTGCTGGCCGCCACAATCATCGTCATCGCGGTGGGCGTGCTCCTGATCGTTCCGTCCATGGCGTGGCTGATCAGCGTCCAGCGGCGCGGTCTGCGCGGCGGCGAGCCGCCGCCCTGACCCGTCCCGCGCGCCCGGCCCGCCGTGCACGGCGGTGACACACGGGTCCTTGACCTCAATATTAGTTGAGGTTCTAGGGTCCGGGGTGGATCACCGGTCGGATCTGAGCGCACGCCCCGGTGATCGGCGACCGCCGCGAGGGCGCGGTCGGTGACCGTACGGAACGTGAGCGGCCGGAGCGCCGGGAGACGGGGTGTCGTGATGGACATGGAAGTGACGGCGTGGCATTCGCTCTACCACGCGATGCACGCCAACGAGGACCGGCGGCCCTTCTCGGGGGCGACGCTGCGGCGCATCGCCGCCTTCGCCCGGCCCCACCGCCGCATGCTCGTCTGCTACTTACTGCTCAGCGTGGTGGGCGCGGTGCTCGCCGTCGCCTCGCCCGTGCTCGCCGGGCGCGTGGTCGACGCCATCGTGCGGCGCGAGGCCCTGGACATCGTGGTGACCCTCGCCGCGCTGATCGCCGTGATCGCCCTGCTCGACGCCGGGCTCGGCCTGCTCACCCGCTGGCTCTCCGCCAGCATCGGCGAAGGTCTCATCCTCGACCTGCGCAGGGCCGTCTACGACCACGTCCAGCGCATGCCGGTCGCGTTCTTCACCCGCACCAGGACCGGGGCGCTGGTCAGCCGCCTCAACAACGACGTCATCGGCGCCCAGCGCGCCTTCAGCGACACGCTGTCCGGCGTGGTCGGCAACATCGTCATGCTGGTCCTCACCCTCGTCGTCATGGTCGGCCTGTCCTGGCAGGTCACCCTGCTGGCGCTGCTGCTGCTCCCGGTGTTCGTGCTCCCCGCGCGGCGCATGGGCTCGCGCCTCGCCCGCTTCGAACGTGAGGCGGCCGGCCACAACGCCCATATGAGCACGCAGATGACCGAGCGATTCTCCGCGCCCGGCGCGACGCTCATCAAGCTCTTCGGCAGGCCCGCCCGCGAGTCGGCCGAGTTCGCCGCGCGCGCCCGCCGGGTCCGCGACATCGGCGTGCGCACGGCGATGCTCCAGTCGGTGTTCGTCACGGCCCTCACCCTGGTGTCCGCCCTCGCGCTCGCCATCGTCTACGGCCTCGGCGGCTTCTACTCCCTGCGCGGCGGGCTGGACGCCGGCGACGTCGTCGCCCTCGCCCTGCTGCTCACCCGCCTGTACGCGCCGCTGACCGCCCTGGCGAGCGCCCGCGTCGAGGTCATGAGCGCGCTGGTCAGCTTCGAGCGGGTCTTCGAGGTGCTCGACCTCAAGCCGCTCATCTCCGACAAGCCCGATGCCCGCGCCGTCCCCGAGGGGGCGGTCTCCGTCGAGTTCGACGACGTGCGCTTCTCCTATCCCTCGGCGGACAAGGTGTCGCTGGCCTCGCTCGAAGAGGTGGCGACCCTCGACACCCGCGGCGGCGCCCAGGTCCTGCACGGGGTGTCGTTCGCGGTCGAGCCCGGGCAGATGGTCGCGCTCGTCGGCTCATCGGGCGCGGGCAAGTCGACGATCGCCCAGCTGCTGACCCGGCTGTACGACGTCGACTCCGGCGCCGTGCGGCTCTCGGGCGCCGACGTCCGCGACCTGGCCGGCGAGTCGATCCGCGACACGGTCGGCATGGTCACCCAGGACGGCCACCTGTTCCACGAGTCCGTCCGCGCCAACCTGCTGCTGGCCAGGCCCGAGGCGAGCGAGGACGATCTGTGGGAGGTCCTGCGCCGCGCCCGCCTCGACGACCTGGTGCGGGCGCTGCCCGACGGGCTCGACACCATCGTCGGCGAGCGCGGATACCGGCTTTCGGGAGGCGAGCGCCAGCGCCTGACGATCGCGCGCCTGCTGCTCGCCCGCCCGCGCGTCGTGATCCTCGACGAGGCCACCGCGCACCTGGACTCCACCTCCGAGGCCGCCGTGCAGGAGGCGCTGGGCGAGGCCCTCGCCGGGCGCACCGCCGTCGTCATCGCCCACCGCCTGTCCACGGTCCGCGCGGCCGACCTCATCCTCGTCATCGAGGACGGCCGGGTGGTCGAGCGCGGCACCCACGTCGACCTGCTGGCCGCCGGGGGCCGTTACGAACAGCTCTACCGCACCCAGTTCGACGAGCACCCCACCCCCGAACCCGCCGCCCGCTGACCCTGCGGGGACACCTTCC containing:
- a CDS encoding DUF1996 domain-containing protein, whose amino-acid sequence is MIRNRHGRRRRAVLRALALGGAGAGLVLASVTPAGWAAEAPPSAPGSAPAARLAAARGPSAAPSAPTGGDPRTPAEPDASAPPSPEASAGEEEPRESAAPEAGTRRAARQAARRVSCPSVAERLNGLDSAADAAVRRDLALLDRQIAQADRRLAGLGSRATTGQIRAFVLNPLRLQRQVVVGRVADVLRRAGEDVTVLRGVTTCAVAEGGGQEPSPGPTPTGGPTASPSPTGDGGASPGASPSVSPTATGGGPSPDDFVDIRRVRPNVNTPAVRQGGSRGTFVSRCGRNEEGHHNSDNVIVAPGVTNGAHHVHDYVGNLDTSGFSTNESLQAAGTTCANGDKSTHYWPVLRLRRGQGTDAGEPGGGLDGNVGRILRPASVTLTLRGNATAKVVAMPAFLRVITGDAKSFTNGTTNANARWTCTGFENRQLTDKYPLCPRGSQVVRLLRFQSCWDGRNTDSANHRTHVAFTAADGSCPQGFQPIPALEQRVTYDVPPGPVFALDSFPEQLHKPVTDHGDFINVMPDTLMRQAVACVNSGRRCG
- a CDS encoding cytochrome ubiquinol oxidase subunit I — its product is MGTWQWAAGLVTGPASPEDLIAARTQMALSLGWHIILACLGVGMPTLMVLIEWRGLRTGDEAYRRLALQWAKAIGVLFAAGAVSGTILSFELGLLWPAMMGMYGQVIGLPFAAEGVAFFIEAIFLGIYLYTWNRVSPKAHLLAGLPVAISGALSAFLVVCANAWMNTPVGFTAAGGRVRQVSPWRAMFNPAVPHETLHMIVAAFMVAGFLVAGVYAMGMLRGNTDRRHRLGFVVPFTLAAAFTPIQIIVGDYSGKSIHELQPAKLAAAEALFRTQAGAPLSIGGFVSGDRLHYSIEVPKALSLLAGGSFDTVVQGLDRVPRADRAPVGIVHFAFDLMVSMAFALLLLSAWFAWSWWRRRDLPRSRWFLRFAALSGVAAVVATEAGWTVTEVGRQPWTVYGHMRTADAVNPAPGLWAGFALVLLVYLVLTVVILYVLRLLRTERPVAPQEPEELPQARAR
- a CDS encoding cytochrome d ubiquinol oxidase subunit II: MDLAQIVLIVMWAGVTLYALLAGADFGAGAWDLLAGRSREGMPRREFIERAIGPVWEANHVWLIFVLVVLWTGFSGVFAAVMSTLYIPLTLAALGIIARGTAFAFRKAARKLWQQRLFGGAFALSSVLTPYFFGAVAGGIASGRVPPGLARGSIFTSWLNPTSALGGVLAVLVCVYLAGAYLCGDATQGGRPDLAEWFRVRALAAAAVIGVVALGGIAILWWDARPLYEGLTHRALPVLLASVVFGAASLVLLWYRLYSLVRAAAMLGVITILWGWPLAQYPVMLPPALTYRQAAAEMSVLAATIIVIAVGVLLIVPSMAWLISVQRRGLRGGEPPP
- a CDS encoding ABC transporter ATP-binding protein, with the translated sequence MDMEVTAWHSLYHAMHANEDRRPFSGATLRRIAAFARPHRRMLVCYLLLSVVGAVLAVASPVLAGRVVDAIVRREALDIVVTLAALIAVIALLDAGLGLLTRWLSASIGEGLILDLRRAVYDHVQRMPVAFFTRTRTGALVSRLNNDVIGAQRAFSDTLSGVVGNIVMLVLTLVVMVGLSWQVTLLALLLLPVFVLPARRMGSRLARFEREAAGHNAHMSTQMTERFSAPGATLIKLFGRPARESAEFAARARRVRDIGVRTAMLQSVFVTALTLVSALALAIVYGLGGFYSLRGGLDAGDVVALALLLTRLYAPLTALASARVEVMSALVSFERVFEVLDLKPLISDKPDARAVPEGAVSVEFDDVRFSYPSADKVSLASLEEVATLDTRGGAQVLHGVSFAVEPGQMVALVGSSGAGKSTIAQLLTRLYDVDSGAVRLSGADVRDLAGESIRDTVGMVTQDGHLFHESVRANLLLARPEASEDDLWEVLRRARLDDLVRALPDGLDTIVGERGYRLSGGERQRLTIARLLLARPRVVILDEATAHLDSTSEAAVQEALGEALAGRTAVVIAHRLSTVRAADLILVIEDGRVVERGTHVDLLAAGGRYEQLYRTQFDEHPTPEPAAR